The following are encoded together in the Chaetodon auriga isolate fChaAug3 chromosome 6, fChaAug3.hap1, whole genome shotgun sequence genome:
- the LOC143321687 gene encoding uncharacterized protein LOC143321687: protein MACFHTTLGVIILSGFINLSAANKVTCELYAAVGQSLTLPFVYDRLANSHVLRWTHNDKIIFYRQQGRVSVGKPGDISATGSLLLKNLQLSSAGAYQANVLNPNGTLAKTWTGNLCMMDKVSKPQLTYSCDFKSSAVNLNCHVANPQGLAFSWILDENTLTSETRQKLSISLAQLKGERNFTCGVANKVSQAKSDTVRVTCKSPSPPTLLCFASKTVVAVLGGGTCLILLLLTIIIALCCCPRRTKTQKRMRDKGELGMLSLSKREPDSISPEYETMHATEDPPTPSPEPSPSGCYNSASQPEAPTENTPPQLSTPAEEQRPSPVPKPRTKGPQTPNV, encoded by the coding sequence ATGGCGTGCTTTCATACCACACTCGGAGTTATCATTCTGTCAGGATTCATCAACCTTTCAGCAGCAAACAAGGTCACATGTGAGCTCTACGCTGCCGTTGGGCAGAGTCTGACTTTGCCTTTTGTCTACGACCGACTGGCTAACTCACATGTGCTGAGATGGACTCATAATGACAAAATCATTTTCTACAGACAGCAAGGCAGAGTGTCTGTTGGAAAGCCAGGGGACATCTCTGCAACTGGATCTCTTTTGCTGAAGAACCTACAACTGTCAAGTGCAGGGGCGTACCAGGCAAATGTGCTGAATCCCAATGGCACATTGGCTAAAACATGGACTGGCAATCTCTGTATGATGGACAAGGTATCAAAACCTCAACTCACTTATAGCTGCGACTTCAAGTCTAGTGCTGTCAATCTGAACTGCCATGTAGCTAATCCTCAGGGTTTGGCGTTCTCATGGATACTCGACGAAAATACTTTAACAAGCGAAACAAGACAAAAGCTGAGCATATCCCTGGCACAGCTGAAAGGGGAGAGGAACTTTACATGTGGTGTGGCAAACAAAGTCAGCCAGGCGAAGAGCGACACTGTTCGTGTAACCTGTAAAAGTCCGTCACCACcaactttgctttgttttgcatcCAAAACCGTTGTGGCAGTGCTTGGGGGAGGAACATGTCTGATTCTGCTTTTGCTCACCATTATCATCGCATTATGTTGCTGTCCGAGACGTACCAAAACTCAAAAGAGAATGAGGGATAAAGGGGAGCTCGGGATGCTTTCTTTAAGCAAACGAGAGCCGGACTCCATCAGCCCAGAGTATGAGACTATGCACGCGACAGAGGATCCTCCAACCCCGAGCCCCGAGCCTTCACCCAGTGGCTGTTACAACAGTGCTTCTCAGCCTGAAGCTCCGACTGAAAACACACCTCCACAGCTCTCCACGCCGGCTGAAGAACAACGACCTTCACCGGTGCCAAAACCGAGGACGAAGGGCCCCCAGACACCAAACGTCTGA